A stretch of DNA from Acidiferrobacteraceae bacterium:
CCCGGGACCGTCTTCCGTCGTGGTTTTGGTCGCGCCGTCGCGCGTCGCAAGAGCTCCGCAAGGCGATCCAAGGCATCGCGCCGATTCCGTTCCTGCGTGCGGAAGCGGCGTGCGTCTATGACAATTACGCCGGCGTCGTTCAGTCGCTTCCCGGCGAGCGCCATCAGACGTTCGCGAATGTCCTCGGGCAGGGAGGGTGAGTGTGCGGCATCGAATCGCAGCTGGACCGCGGTGGCAACCTTGTTGACATTCTGTCCCCCGGGGCCCGAGCTGCGGATAAATTGAAACTCCAGCTCCTTCTCCGGGACGAAAATGTTCTTGCCGATACGAATCATTGTCGAATCCTGTGGCGGCGCATCCGGCCAGACCGCGAACACTGATGGAAGTGAAGCCGAGGGGCATTGATTTGTCCGGCTTCACGGACACGGGGAACCGACCGAAGGAGGGCGGGGTCGAGGAAACAGGATAATCTTCGCTCAAGGGACCGGCGAGGCGTCTACATTTCAATGACTTTTACGAAATCTTCCGACATCGTCCCGGCTGGGGCGCATATGATGATCGCGACCGGCGAGATGGTACCCGGGACTTACCAGTGGGACGCTCGCGGACTATCATCAGGGAAGGCTGTTCGGGAAAACACAGATTTCACAGGGGCTTGCGACGGCTGCAGCGGGAACGTCCTCCGTACGGGGCAGATCTGAATGCGATCGAGGAACTTATGAAATATAGCAATGCAATCCGGGTGGCTGGCGTCATCCTGGGGCTGGCCCTGGTTCCAGGGGCTTTTGCACAGCAAATGGAAGGGGAAGTCTTCAAGACCGAGTTCGTGGGCTTCACTTACAGCGAATTGCCGGACTACGTGAAGAGTCTTGGTGGAATGGTCGTTCCAGCACAAGGGGAGAAGGAGTATGCGGTCAGCTGGGTCGAGAAAACCGATCCGCAGACAAAGAAGAAGGAGCAACTACTTTGGCTGGAACAGATTACGCACCGCGTGAAAGGAGAGGCCCACTACAAGGTTCTGGCTGTGGTGCGTGTCCCCAGGTATGGAAAGAACGAGGTGCTGGCGATGGGGAGCTGTCGTACGGGCAATGTCCAGGACGGCGGGGATGGCCGTACCATTGCCATCGTCAGGGAAGAGAACAAGAAGATCCTGGACAAGATCCGCGTCGCCTGGCGGGCCGACCCGGAGCATTCGCGGTTCGTATTTCCGGACCGGCACAAGGTCCGTTG
This window harbors:
- the arfB gene encoding alternative ribosome rescue aminoacyl-tRNA hydrolase ArfB, whose protein sequence is MIRIGKNIFVPEKELEFQFIRSSGPGGQNVNKVATAVQLRFDAAHSPSLPEDIRERLMALAGKRLNDAGVIVIDARRFRTQERNRRDALDRLAELLRRATARPKPRRKTVPGRAAVERRLAEKRSRSDTKRSRRRVSQDNDT